The Brachyspira hyodysenteriae ATCC 27164 sequence GTAAAACTAATATTATATTTATCCATCTTTATTTCACCAACTGAAAATCCTATATCAAGACCTACAGTCATAAAATCAACAGGAGCAAAATCATAGCTGAAACCTAATCCAAAAGCATAATGTTTAAGTTTAGTGTCAATATAATTATTAGCCTGACCTTGAGTCATATTATTAATAGTTTCCTGAAATGTAGGTTCAAGTACTCCAATACCTATATCAAATAAACCTGCATACAAAGTAGGTCCGAAATTAATCCCAAATAAACTTCTGCCATGCATATAATCTAAAAATGCATTTCCTGTAGGCTCTCCTATATTCTGAGAAAATAATGATGCAGTACTTAAACTAAAAATAATCATCACTAAAGAAATAAACTTCTTCATAAAAATCTCCGTTACAAAATTACATAGCGGAATAATATATTAAATTACAAAAAAATCAATATAGCATAATATCTAATATATAAAAATAATAATATAAATATAAAAAAAATTGAATTCCATTTGCATAAATTATTAATATCAAATACATTTTAATAGTAAAATATTTTAAGGATACTTTTATGAATAGAAAAAATAGAAAAATAGTAAATCCCAAAAGAAGAAAAAAATATCATAATAAACATAAAAAAAATAATAAAATAAAAAACTTACAGGAAAATATAGCAAACAAAGCAAAAGAATATATAAACGATGAAAATATACAAAAAATAAAAGATACTGCGGGAAAAAGTTTTGAAAAAGCAAAAAATTTTACATCAGAAAATATAGATAAATTTCAAAAATATTTAGATGAACAGGATTTTAAAGGTAAAATACAAAATATAGCAAATGCCGGAATGGATAAAATAAAAGAGCATTCAAAAAAGAAATATATAAGCAGATTCTTAATTTTTCTTCATAAGCATTATATACTAAACTTTTCTATTTTATTTATAATTGCAATATTAGTATTCAGAAATATATATATCACTCATAATAGAGAAATAGAAAAAAATTTAAATTATTCAATTACTAATTATGCCCCATCATTAGATAATATAATAGTGGCTAAAGAAGATTATTACACAAATATGATAATAAGACAAATATCAAGTAATAAAACTGCCACAAATAATATAATATTAAAAAGCTCATCTATTAATGATTTAGAAACATCATTAAAAAATGTACTTGATAATTATAATAGAAATCTTGAAACTTCATTAAATGAAACTATAAAATCATCTAATAGAGTTATAAATTTTTGGTTTGCATTTTTAAGTGTAATAATAATAATATTCACTCTTGTAGGAATAATAATAAATAATAGGATAATAAAAACTTCCAAAAAAAGAATTAGTAAATTTAATAGAGAATACAATAAAAGATTAAATACAATGAAAAAACAAGTAATGGAGTTTAAAAAACTAAAAAAAGAAAGTGAAAATAATTTGCAAATAAATAGCCTTTATAATTTAGCAAATACAGCATTTGACAACAAAGATTATAATACTTCTATATCTTATTATAATAAAGTTTTAGAATTAAATAATAGTTTTATACATGCAATTTATAACAGAGCAATAGCTTATTATTATGTTAACAATCATACTAAATGTGCATTTGAACTTATAACATTATACAATAATAATAAATCAAATGAGATAAAGAATTTAATATTAAAAAATATAATAGAACTTGCAAATGATAATATAGAAATAGCAATTCTATTCTGCGATAATGAAAATATAGATTATAAATCATTGCAGCAGAAAGAAGAAAAGCAATCATTATTCGAAAGGATTAAAAATATTATATCCTAAAAATTTATAATATTATTTAAAAATATCATTAGTGGCATCGTACCAAAATACGAAATCTAAATACTCCATAGGTATTTTCTCGCTTTTTGAATATTCCACTAAGTTTGACTCGCATTGAAGATAATTATTTTTTGTAAGGCTTGTTTTAGGAGTCATACCTTCAGGCAAAATACTTAATTTATCCATTACACGCATTATATGTCTGTCAAGTATAGCTATCTTTTGTCCGAATCCTATATTTCTAAGAAAATGACTAGCCTCTTTAAGTCCGTAGCCTTTTACTTCTTTGGCAAGCTCATTTCTTAATTCTACCATTGTATCATTTTTTAAAGCTTCATTAATTCTATCTTTTAATATAAACTTTTCATTTGGAAAGTATAATTTTCTAGCCAATACTATATTTTCAGCCTTCATATTATGAAATCTTACATGCTTTATTAAAATATTAGCTACTTTTTCAGCACTTCCTTTGAAAAGCAAATTATTATTATATAAATCAATTATAGCAGCTGCTCCGCTTCTAGCCTTTGTTTGAGGAGTACATATACAAAATGCAAGTTCAGCAAATAATCTTTTATCATTATCTCTTTTAAAAACTCTTTCAAAATATTCAAGCCTTCTTTTCATTCTCTCATGAAGAACTTTATCTTTGTATATTCCCATCAAATGTTTAGCATATTCCTTATCCATAATCAGCCCCTATATCGAATTATATAAAAGTATATAGATGATACTATTATATAAATTAAATTTCAATATATAAAATATGCTTTATATATTGAAAAAATTAAAATTATTAAACTATAATTTTTTAAGTTTTAATTATACAGTATATATTAACTATTTTTATGTATGTATAATATTAAATTATAATATAATAATATACATTTAAAATAATTAATAAAGATAATTTAATAATAAGCATAAAAAACAATTATAAAATAAAAATATATATTAATTTTATACAATAAAAAATTATTTTTTAGTTATTATATTATATTGATTAATAAGGAATTATTTTTTATTAATTAATACTATTTTTTTATATTAAATCTTGACATCATATTTTTGTATAGTATAATAAGAAATACGGTATGTTAATATAAAGAGGTATAATATATGACTGAATTGACAGATAAACAAAGAGATATTTTTAATTTTCTGCAAAAATTCACAAATGAAAACGGCTATCCTCCTACTGTTAAAGAAATCATGGTTCATTTCAATTTCGCTTCTCCTACTGCAGTAACAACACATTTGACAGCATTGGAAAAAAAAGGATATGTAAAAAAAACAGGCAAAAGAGCAAGAGGCAGCGTACCTATAGACACTTCAGGTAAAGGAAATCATAATATGATAAAAATACCGCTTCTTGCAAATGAAGTTAAAGCAGGTCTTTTAATGGATGTTGCAGATGAAACTGTAGAAGAAACTTATTCGCTTCCTAAATCTATAGCACAAGATGAAAATAATTTTCTTATGAAAGTAATCGGAGATTCTATGATAAATGCCCATATCAAAGAAGGAGATATGGTATTAGTTCATCCTTCAAATGAGGCTGATAACGGAGATATTGTAGTTGCCAAAATAGATGATAATGGAAATGAAGAGATAACTATTAAAAGATTTTTCAGAGAAAAAGACTGTGTTAAATTAGTATCTGAAAATAATAATTATCCTCCTATAGAAAGAGAAAGTATATCTATAGTAGGTAAAGTAATAGGACTTATAAGATTAAAAATATGATTGATATAATAAAAAAGGGGGCTTTATAAAAGCTCCCTTTAATTTTGCATTTAT is a genomic window containing:
- a CDS encoding tetratricopeptide repeat protein codes for the protein MNRKNRKIVNPKRRKKYHNKHKKNNKIKNLQENIANKAKEYINDENIQKIKDTAGKSFEKAKNFTSENIDKFQKYLDEQDFKGKIQNIANAGMDKIKEHSKKKYISRFLIFLHKHYILNFSILFIIAILVFRNIYITHNREIEKNLNYSITNYAPSLDNIIVAKEDYYTNMIIRQISSNKTATNNIILKSSSINDLETSLKNVLDNYNRNLETSLNETIKSSNRVINFWFAFLSVIIIIFTLVGIIINNRIIKTSKKRISKFNREYNKRLNTMKKQVMEFKKLKKESENNLQINSLYNLANTAFDNKDYNTSISYYNKVLELNNSFIHAIYNRAIAYYYVNNHTKCAFELITLYNNNKSNEIKNLILKNIIELANDNIEIAILFCDNENIDYKSLQQKEEKQSLFERIKNIIS
- the lexA gene encoding transcriptional repressor LexA, whose protein sequence is MTELTDKQRDIFNFLQKFTNENGYPPTVKEIMVHFNFASPTAVTTHLTALEKKGYVKKTGKRARGSVPIDTSGKGNHNMIKIPLLANEVKAGLLMDVADETVEETYSLPKSIAQDENNFLMKVIGDSMINAHIKEGDMVLVHPSNEADNGDIVVAKIDDNGNEEITIKRFFREKDCVKLVSENNNYPPIERESISIVGKVIGLIRLKI
- a CDS encoding N-glycosylase/DNA lyase, which translates into the protein MDKEYAKHLMGIYKDKVLHERMKRRLEYFERVFKRDNDKRLFAELAFCICTPQTKARSGAAAIIDLYNNNLLFKGSAEKVANILIKHVRFHNMKAENIVLARKLYFPNEKFILKDRINEALKNDTMVELRNELAKEVKGYGLKEASHFLRNIGFGQKIAILDRHIMRVMDKLSILPEGMTPKTSLTKNNYLQCESNLVEYSKSEKIPMEYLDFVFWYDATNDIFK